One part of the Sarcophilus harrisii chromosome 5, mSarHar1.11, whole genome shotgun sequence genome encodes these proteins:
- the LOC100918228 gene encoding C-C chemokine receptor type 1-like, with protein sequence MSTTTWPLDLTTLEFNYDYAASPCYKHDIKNLTAKFVPFLYLMVFIIGLLGNSTVVLILTKYKRLKTMTNIYLLNLAISDLLFLITLPFWIHYDLQKHWVLGDAMCKLLSGLYYVGLYSEIFFIVLLTIDRYLAIVHAVFAIRIRKVVPSILTSIFTWVLAFLFSLPEIVFTRSQNENNDHTCSLHFPHDTMGKWKQFHALKLNFLGFILPLLTMIICYTGIIKILLRRKSERKWRVVKLIFIIMIIFFLFWIPYNLTMLVAAFQNFFFNPDCENSKQLDVAIKVTEVIAFTHCCVNPVIYAFAGERFQKYLSHFVRNHIAVHLCKYVPSFLRDRQERVSSISPSTGEHELMIEF encoded by the coding sequence ATGAGCACGACTACATGGCCACTGGATCTCACTACACTTGAATTTAACTATGACTATGCCGCCTCTCCATGTTACAAACATGACATCAAAAACCTGACCGCCAAGTTTGTGCCTTTTCTGTACTTGATGGTGTTCATCATCGGCCTGCTGGGCAATTCCACAGTAGTGCTGATCCTCACGAAGTACAAGAGACTCAAAACCATGACCAACATCTACCTTCTCAACCTGGCCATCTCGGATCTGCTTTTCCTCATTACGCTTCCATTCTGGATTCACTACGATTTGCAAAAGCATTGGGTCTTGGGAGATGCCATGTGTAAACTCCTTTCGGGGTTGTATTATGTGGGCTTATACAGTGAAATCTTCTTCATCGTCCTGTTGACTATTGATAGATATCTGGCCATCGTCCATGCAGTGTTTGCCATAAGGATCAGGAAGGTGGTCCCCAGCATCCTGACCAGCATCTTTACCTGGGTCCTGGctttcttgttctctcttccTGAAATTGTCTTCACTAGATCTCAGAATGAGAACAATGATCATACCTGCAGTCTTCATTTCCCACATGACACTATGGGAAAATGGAAACAGTTCCACGCTTTGAAACTGAACTTCCTGGGATTCATTTTGCCCCTGCTGACCATGATCATCTGCTACACGGGAATTATAAAAATACTGCTTAGACGGAAGAGTGAGAGGAAATGGAGAGTGGTCAAACTGATTTTTATCATCATgatcatcttcttcctcttttggATACCCTATAATCTCACAATGCTCGTTGCTGCTTTCCAGAATTTCTTTTTCAATCCGGATTGTGAAAATAGCAAACAGTTGGATGTGGCCATAAAAGTGACCGAAGTCATTGCCTTCACACACTGTTGTGTCAACCCTGTGATCTATGCCTTTGCTGGAGAGCGGTTTCAGAAATACCTCTCTCATTTTGTCCGCAATCACATTGCAGTGCACCTGTGCAAGTATGTCCCATCCTTCTTGAGGGACAGGCAAGAGAGAGTTAGTTCTATCTCTCCATCTACTGGGGAACATGAACTCATGATTGAGTTTTAG